DNA sequence from the Halococcus saccharolyticus DSM 5350 genome:
GTCCTGCAGGGCTTCAAGCACGTTCATTCCGACTCCCTCCGCACCGCCTTTCTCCATCAGATTGTGATGCACGACGGCAATTCGCTTTGTATCAGTCATCTATTGCTCCCATATCTGCTCAATGATAGTGGATACTTCCTCTGTTCGGAACTCGTTTAGGACGTACAGTACGGAGACATAGAGAACGATGCCGAGCCCGGCTGTAGTGAAAGCTCGCACAAGAGTGTATGTGTCTGAAATATAGAGCATCACAGAGGGAGCGGCCATAGCGATACCACCGACGATTGTGTTCCGGATCGTGCGGGTCGGAAGTTGCCAACGGATGGACCATCTTGAGGCGATATAGGCGAAGATGGCGTATGAAGCAAAGCTAATTGACGTTGCGACCGCCGCGCCAAGATAGCCATATGTCTTGATGAGAAGAACGTTGAGTACGAGGTTTAATATCACCGCACCGCTGACACCCAGGACCATAACTTCAGTCCGTTCTTTTATTTCGAATCCAGTGTGTCCGAGTAGGGCTGCATTCCAGAGGAACATCCCGGGAGCCACAATGACGATGACAAGATATCCTTCTTGGTACTGTTCTGCCAAGAGAAGCGTGCTTAGCGGCCAACTCATTACTGCGGCGAAGATAGTTGCGGGGATTCCAATAATGAAGAAATATCGCGTGAAATCCGTCATAAGATCGCGGATTTTCCCAGTATTCTCGCCGTCCCATGTGTTCATCATCAGCGGCTGGGCTGCCTGCCCGATCGGTGTGAGCGCAAGGAACAACCCACGCTGGACGAGGGAATAGTTTGGTGCATATACACCAAGAGAACTGGTCCCACGGAAAAACTCGATGAGTACTCTGTCGGCGAACTGGAGTAGTGTCATACCGAGCAACCACCCGATCATCGGAAACCCATACCGGGCAAAACGAGTCAGCAATTCCGATTGCATATGTGGGGAAAATTTCAAAACCCCAGATTCACGCGCCATGAGAATGGAAATGAGAAACAAGGTGAGTGCGTGCCCCCACATCCAGCCGACGATGCTATCTAACACGAACACTGCGAGGACAACAGCAAACACGAGTTTCATCACCCCAAGCAACAGTTTGTATTTTGTGAACGAGTTGGACTGGAGTCGAATCCGAAACAGTACGTTGAGCGTCCGGAACGTACCCTGACCTAACACAAGCGCCGCCGCTGCGAAATAAAATTCCTGGTAATCACCTAGAAACTGATCGAAGAGCAGATATCCGGCGACCGTACCGATCACGACGACCAAGCCAGCGACAAGGAACACCGAGAGGACGTTTTCGACCAGTTCGCTGTCGTCGAGCTGCGGTTCGAAACGGGAGATCGACTGCTGGATCCAGCCGAATCCAAGTGTGCTAAGCAGTCCGACGAACGTCATCGCGAGCGCGTATCGGCCGTAGGCCACCGGTGGAAACACACGAGTGAATAACATCAAGGCAACCACTCCCAACAGCGAGGGAACGATCTGTGCTACCGAGTACAGCCCGAAGTCTTGGGTAAACTTCTGAAATATATCCTCTAATTTCCCCTCTCTCGACTGCTTCATTCGGTGTGACGTATTCAACATCGTCGTAACAATGTTCCGAACTCATTTTCGGAGATTCCTCATGACGAGGTGCTTCGGAGTGACGAACACTGTTGGTCGTTCTGTGGGTGAGTTCGTCGTGCCGATTCGAAATTCCACTTAGTACGGCGGCAAGTCTCGACCGACTAGCTGAGAAAGAGCCAGTCACTCGATTTCACTCATCAGTCGACGCTTGCGAGCACACTTAGTAAGACACGAAAGCTTGAAGCGAACACTCCTACAGAGACCCAACAATGAGTACTCGGAGCGTGGTGCTGATTACTGTCGACTCGTTGCGATCCGACCATGTTGGTTTCCTCTCCGATACAGTTGAAAACACGCCACAAATGGACGCACTGGCTAACGATGCAGCCCTCGCTACCGACGCCACAGCACCGAGTTCGCACACGCGTGCCTCCGTTCCTGCACTGCTAACGTCTCAGTATTCACATCGTTACTTTGCCAACTTTTTCCACGACATCGAAGCACCGACACTATCGACGTATCTTTCCGAGGCGGGGTACAACACGGCCGCCTTCCATTCAAATCCACTGATTTCACGCCATTTCGGCTATGACGAAGGGTTCGACGAGTTCTACGATGGGCTCCGGTTCGTCGAATCGACGCAGCTGCCCGAGACGGTCACTAGTATGTACTCGAAGTTGCTTCGACTGCTGAGCCGATTCCCTTACGAACCGGCAGAAAGTGTCACGAAGCGGGCCCGAAAGTGGCTTTCAGAGGCCCAGGAGCCGTTTTTCTTATGGGTGCACTATATGGATCCGCACGGCCCGTACGCACTCAACAGGCAGTTAGGATACCTCGATAAGTATCGCTCCGAGCGTCTCTGGCAGAAAGCAGTGACGTCTCCCGATGAAGTGAGTGATGCCGAGCGAGATCGGCTTAGAGCTGCATACCGGGACGAGGTCGGTCACACGGACAAGTATCTCGGAAAACTCATCGAGGCCGTTGACGGGATGAATGAGACGATATTGGCCTTGACCGGCGACCACGGCGAGGAATTCTACGAACATGGTCAGTACTCTCACCCTGCAGAGTTGTACGAAACCACAACGAACGTGCCACTAATTGTTGACGTTCCCGGTAGTGATGGAACCGATACCCCGACAACACCGTTGAGCGGTCTGGATATCGTACCAACCATACTCGATGCGCTCGACATTGAGCCACGAACGGGATTGGCGGGCGAGAGTCTTATACCTACACTATCGGGTAGACGGTTGGACCGCGAGCAAGTGATAGCGGAGACGAACCGAGGACAAACCGCTGTATTCGGGGTTCGAACGCAGCGATGGAAGTATATCGTCGCCGAGGAAGGGAAAGAACTGTACGACCTCTCCGTCGATCCCGGCGAGCAGAACGATCTCTCCGGGACTGAGCCAGCGATCGAGTCACGGCTGGAAGAGCACCTCGCCTCGCATGTGGATTCTCACGATGTCGAGGGGGGTGACAAGCTAGCGACGGTTGCGGAAGAGATGGATACCGAGGTTCGTGATCGACTCAACGACCTCGGTTATTTGTGAGACGTAGAACTCCATGCGGGCAAACAGAGCCGGGGAGAATTGCGTTGGTCGAACTCGACCGCGGCTGTAAATATCGTGGCCAGTAGTAGTAGTGATAATCGACGATTCCCGATGCGAACGCTTAAGTCGTGACACTAAGTGGGAATCGGTGTGCTAGACCGCCTTTGTACCCGAATCGCTACCCGGAACCTGCCTGATAGACGGGCAGTCGCACGCCAGTTAGTCCGGTGGCGGTGTGCGGCCCGAAATCAGATGGGATATGGCGACGATGGAATCGCTGTTTTCGATCAGGATTGGGACGTGCTCATTATCCTCGATGCCTGTCGATACAATGCCTACAAGAAGCACGCCTCGCTTCCTGGTGATCTTCGTGCGGTTACGTCACAGGGATCAGTCACGCCCGAGTGGATTCGCAAGAACGTCGGCGGTCGCGACCTTACGGATACGGTGTTCGTTTCGGCGAACGGCCGGTATCTCAAACTCGCCGACGAACTCAACGCGCGGTGGCACGCGTTCGAACCCGTTGTCGAGGACGAACTTGCGGACGCCGAGAAGTCGCTGTTGGTCGCTCCGCCGAAAGCCGTGACCGAGCAGGCACGCGTGGCGCTAGAACAGTATCCACGCAAACGGATCGTAATTCACTACGTCCAGCCCCATACACCGTATCTCGGGCCACTCGGTCGGGAACACTTCGAGCCAGGACGAAACCTCCAAGACCTCAGCACGGACCCGACGCTTGATCGCGACCTTATCCTTGATGCCTATCACGAAAACTTGGAGCTCGTACTCTCGTCGGTCGAGGAACTGCTCGATACCGCCGG
Encoded proteins:
- a CDS encoding lipopolysaccharide biosynthesis protein produces the protein MKQSREGKLEDIFQKFTQDFGLYSVAQIVPSLLGVVALMLFTRVFPPVAYGRYALAMTFVGLLSTLGFGWIQQSISRFEPQLDDSELVENVLSVFLVAGLVVVIGTVAGYLLFDQFLGDYQEFYFAAAALVLGQGTFRTLNVLFRIRLQSNSFTKYKLLLGVMKLVFAVVLAVFVLDSIVGWMWGHALTLFLISILMARESGVLKFSPHMQSELLTRFARYGFPMIGWLLGMTLLQFADRVLIEFFRGTSSLGVYAPNYSLVQRGLFLALTPIGQAAQPLMMNTWDGENTGKIRDLMTDFTRYFFIIGIPATIFAAVMSWPLSTLLLAEQYQEGYLVIVIVAPGMFLWNAALLGHTGFEIKERTEVMVLGVSGAVILNLVLNVLLIKTYGYLGAAVATSISFASYAIFAYIASRWSIRWQLPTRTIRNTIVGGIAMAAPSVMLYISDTYTLVRAFTTAGLGIVLYVSVLYVLNEFRTEEVSTIIEQIWEQ
- a CDS encoding sulfatase — encoded protein: MSTRSVVLITVDSLRSDHVGFLSDTVENTPQMDALANDAALATDATAPSSHTRASVPALLTSQYSHRYFANFFHDIEAPTLSTYLSEAGYNTAAFHSNPLISRHFGYDEGFDEFYDGLRFVESTQLPETVTSMYSKLLRLLSRFPYEPAESVTKRARKWLSEAQEPFFLWVHYMDPHGPYALNRQLGYLDKYRSERLWQKAVTSPDEVSDAERDRLRAAYRDEVGHTDKYLGKLIEAVDGMNETILALTGDHGEEFYEHGQYSHPAELYETTTNVPLIVDVPGSDGTDTPTTPLSGLDIVPTILDALDIEPRTGLAGESLIPTLSGRRLDREQVIAETNRGQTAVFGVRTQRWKYIVAEEGKELYDLSVDPGEQNDLSGTEPAIESRLEEHLASHVDSHDVEGGDKLATVAEEMDTEVRDRLNDLGYL